GATTTTGATTTCAAAACTTCGAATTGCTTCGCCTTCAGTAAGGTCCTCTTGAATCACGACATGGTCGATATTGAACGGCTTTGGTGGGACATACTGCCAGCCTGTTTCCGTAACCTCCCCATCGTTCATGCAAGCGAAAGGTTGGCTAAATCGACGCTTAACTTCTGCGCCGAATTCCAGCAATCGCGCATGATCACCATCGGGCAATAAACCGCGTCGGTCGGGGCCGATATTGAGCAATAAATTCGCCCCACGGCCGACCGATAAATAGTAAAGCCCCATTAAAACATCGAGCGATTTGACGGTGTGCACATCGGAATCACTGTAGAACCAGTTACCCCAGCGCATCATACAGTCGCACTCGGCAGGCAGCCAGCGCACTTCTTCTGCGTTATCAACCACTTGGGCGTTAGAGGTAAACGGGACTGTATTCCAATTCGGCAACTCAGCCATGCCCATCTCGTTTCCGACCCATCGGTAATCGGGATCGCCCATGCTGAAAACCAAAATATTAGGCTGAAGCCGCCGAATCTCGCCGACGATACGCTTCCAATCATACACATGGTCCCCTGACCCGCAGCCGTCGAACCAGAGCATATCAATCTCGCCGTAGTTGCCCAGAAGCTCGCTCACCTGGTTGATGAAATGGTCATCATAAGCATTTTCATCTTCATACACCGGCGAACCCCATTCAGCCGGTGAGTAATAGAAGCCAATCTTGATGTCATTCTTACGGCAGGAGGTCACAAACTCGTCTACCACATCGCCTTTACCCTCTTTCCAGGGGGTTTGGGCAACGGTGTAGTTGGAGAACTTAGAAGGCCAGTTGGCGAACCCATCATGGTGCTTGCACACAAATACAGCGTATTTCATCCCCGCTTCTTTGACCGCTTCAACCCAGTTATTGGCATCAAATTGGCTCGGAGTAAACCCCTC
The nucleotide sequence above comes from bacterium. Encoded proteins:
- a CDS encoding alpha-L-fucosidase, producing MPGYLPTAIPTPRQLEYQDWEMGLFLHFGIRTFYEGHLDWDGKPMPAEGFTPSQFDANNWVEAVKEAGMKYAVFVCKHHDGFANWPSKFSNYTVAQTPWKEGKGDVVDEFVTSCRKNDIKIGFYYSPAEWGSPVYEDENAYDDHFINQVSELLGNYGEIDMLWFDGCGSGDHVYDWKRIVGEIRRLQPNILVFSMGDPDYRWVGNEMGMAELPNWNTVPFTSNAQVVDNAEEVRWLPAECDCMMRWGNWFYSDSDVHTVKSLDVLMGLYYLSVGRGANLLLNIGPDRRGLLPDGDHARLLEFGAEVKRRFSQPFACMNDGEVTETGWQYVPPKPFNIDHVVIQEDLTEGEAIRSFEIKIRPWYGEEMITVYKGENIGHKAICRIPPVVAFKVAVEITNSDRPAKLRNVELFKTY